A genome region from Maridesulfovibrio salexigens DSM 2638 includes the following:
- a CDS encoding CheR family methyltransferase: MNVAPFLKILNRAMGLAPDSLSRSGIELALRARMRETATTEKSYLSLVRASDEELAELVEEIVVPETWFFRDNKPFELLFETVAGCSDEFRVLSAPCSTGEEPYSIAMTLMGAGLKNFRVDGVDISERALHKARGAVYGDNSFRSELPIYAQSWFRKCEQGRMLAPEIKDSVNFHAGNIIDGCLPNGRYDVIFCRNLLIYLDDGSRKCLAALLNEKLKDDGLLFVGHAEILPVFNDWFTPVRKQGTFALRKGKRKVATLLKQPVCPHQKCPPNSFSGSGTTLAQKAFIPAPTFKQPEPDIGKTKAVDAAEKSVEKIESVEPTAGSSIEEIKALADRGSTTKALSMCDELLRQAGPEPELFHLCGLLHEAGGNISMAEEFYGKALYLEPDHMESLVHLALLLENRGDLRKAEIMRNRARRAEKRNEAG; the protein is encoded by the coding sequence ATGAATGTTGCGCCGTTTCTGAAAATACTTAACCGCGCTATGGGCTTGGCACCGGATTCATTGTCCCGTTCCGGTATTGAGCTGGCTTTAAGGGCGCGTATGAGAGAGACCGCAACTACTGAAAAGTCATATCTCAGTCTGGTGCGTGCCAGCGATGAGGAATTGGCCGAACTGGTTGAAGAGATTGTGGTCCCGGAAACATGGTTTTTCAGGGATAACAAACCTTTTGAACTTCTTTTTGAAACTGTTGCCGGGTGCAGTGATGAATTTCGGGTGCTTAGTGCGCCGTGTTCCACCGGGGAGGAACCATACTCCATAGCTATGACTCTTATGGGAGCTGGACTGAAGAATTTTCGGGTTGATGGAGTCGATATCAGTGAACGTGCTTTGCATAAGGCACGGGGTGCTGTTTACGGTGATAATTCTTTTCGTTCGGAACTTCCAATCTATGCTCAGAGCTGGTTCCGTAAATGCGAACAAGGCCGCATGCTCGCCCCGGAGATCAAGGATTCGGTGAATTTCCATGCCGGGAACATCATTGATGGCTGCCTTCCAAATGGCAGGTATGATGTTATTTTTTGCCGGAACTTGTTGATTTACCTTGATGATGGTTCTCGGAAATGTTTGGCGGCATTGTTGAATGAAAAATTGAAGGATGACGGATTGCTTTTTGTAGGCCATGCCGAGATTCTTCCGGTTTTTAACGATTGGTTCACTCCGGTCAGGAAGCAGGGGACGTTTGCATTGCGCAAGGGTAAGCGTAAGGTTGCCACCCTGCTTAAACAGCCTGTCTGTCCGCATCAGAAGTGTCCCCCAAATTCTTTCTCAGGCTCAGGAACAACGCTGGCACAAAAAGCATTCATACCCGCACCGACTTTTAAGCAGCCGGAGCCTGACATCGGGAAAACAAAAGCAGTTGATGCTGCTGAAAAGAGTGTGGAAAAGATAGAAAGTGTGGAGCCGACGGCAGGTTCTTCTATAGAAGAGATCAAAGCCCTTGCGGATCGTGGCAGCACGACAAAAGCTTTGAGCATGTGTGATGAATTGCTCAGGCAGGCGGGACCGGAGCCGGAATTGTTTCATCTTTGCGGCCTGCTGCATGAGGCCGGAGGTAATATTTCAATGGCTGAGGAATTTTACGGCAAGGCCCTGTACCTTGAGCCGGATCATATGGAATCGCTGGTGCATTTAGCCCTGCTGCTGGAAAACCGGGGAGATTTGCGCAAGGCTGAGATCATGCGTAACAGGGCCCGCCGGGCTGAAAAAAGGAATGAGGCCGGATAA
- a CDS encoding chemotaxis protein CheW, with the protein MLVLTFRIGEYVYGLEARSVAEVVPPTVCKELPRSPDYVKGLFNYRGMVTPVVDLSMLAMDVPCISRMSTRIVIIDLADLDDGAERGKQYLGLLAENITETLKITDSDFEDSGLEIPDAPWLGRVARINDCMLQLLKPHKLLSEELRQVLFPKDDSGSVQE; encoded by the coding sequence ATGCTGGTGCTCACATTCAGGATAGGTGAATACGTATACGGGCTGGAAGCACGTTCTGTGGCAGAGGTGGTTCCGCCGACTGTCTGCAAGGAATTGCCCCGCTCACCTGATTACGTAAAAGGTCTTTTCAACTACCGCGGCATGGTTACCCCGGTGGTGGATCTGTCCATGCTGGCAATGGATGTTCCATGTATTTCGCGAATGTCCACCCGGATTGTCATTATTGATCTTGCCGATCTTGATGACGGTGCTGAGCGGGGTAAACAATATCTCGGACTGCTGGCTGAGAATATTACCGAGACCTTGAAGATCACTGATTCTGATTTTGAGGATTCCGGGCTGGAGATCCCCGATGCGCCGTGGCTCGGGAGAGTGGCCCGCATAAATGATTGTATGCTGCAACTGCTTAAGCCTCATAAGTTGCTGAGCGAGGAATTGCGGCAGGTTCTTTTTCCAAAAGATGATTCAGGATCGGTTCAGGAGTAA
- a CDS encoding methyl-accepting chemotaxis protein: MRFSLRRKIIAIACGAAIIPIVAMFIITDILEDRLQDCMKDEVRSLIESHVSQMTADLYEECRTSDQLLTAETERAAMALESLMDDEGSIRVLKRVSDWPVNNYRNDSDELTVPVMTLGGTEFTYSKRKGKPLSLLVEATRISGAYCTIFQRLNPEGDMLVVDTTAPAGDLNWKLGDIFYSLGDDGRVVTAIDDVLSGRKAQNYEAMDHGSRFTIYIPLRDQDGYVTGMMAVYMDDDILQVLRNSMLKTSIGKTGYIWVIGTKGDSWGRYIVSNSPQTDGLHVDEVSGNKGFVQDILNQAIEAGEGKLNSKSYVWKTGPDDEGRDKLSVFTYFKPWGWVIGAGVYLDEYQGITTRLTGVLDYLVEWLSITGMVLLGITLIVSFYASGLIAEPLSHMVELVKVIASGDLHKARETIAIVDESCPNARKAVRNADNPELLDETGQLYLAVKGMVNVLFSLIGQVQRSGIQVTTSSTEIAASARQLEVTVNQQAAATTQISATSAEISANSGELAGAMHHVNEAASNMDNLAFEGQDGLKTMVRIMDDLSSATMVITGKLDEINDRANAIEGIVNTITKVADRTNLLSLNAAIEAEKAGKFGQGFSVVAAEIRRLADQTSVAALEIEDMIGNMRSSVDSGVDEMEKFASDVRFGAEKAGKLGKKLEGIMTGVRELNPRIEQVNDGMTAQAEGAGQISEAMAQLSETASDTSDALSEFNRATSQLNEAVQGLRSEVARFKVSE; the protein is encoded by the coding sequence CTTATCGAATCCCATGTTTCGCAGATGACTGCCGACCTTTATGAGGAATGCCGCACCTCAGACCAATTACTCACTGCAGAAACCGAAAGGGCGGCAATGGCCTTGGAGTCCCTGATGGATGATGAAGGGAGTATCCGAGTCCTGAAAAGGGTTTCGGATTGGCCTGTGAATAACTATCGCAATGATTCCGATGAGTTGACCGTTCCGGTTATGACATTGGGTGGCACGGAATTTACCTATTCGAAACGTAAAGGGAAGCCGTTGTCTCTGCTGGTGGAGGCGACCCGTATCTCCGGTGCTTATTGTACAATTTTTCAAAGATTGAATCCTGAGGGGGATATGCTGGTGGTCGATACCACTGCTCCTGCCGGGGATTTGAACTGGAAGCTGGGTGATATCTTTTATTCCCTGGGTGATGACGGACGTGTTGTCACGGCTATTGATGATGTCCTTTCAGGACGCAAGGCCCAGAATTACGAGGCGATGGATCATGGCTCCCGTTTCACCATATACATTCCTTTAAGGGATCAGGATGGTTATGTGACAGGCATGATGGCTGTCTACATGGATGATGATATCTTGCAGGTTCTACGCAATTCCATGCTTAAAACATCCATTGGCAAGACCGGATATATCTGGGTTATCGGCACCAAAGGGGATAGCTGGGGCCGCTATATTGTTTCCAATTCACCCCAGACTGACGGGCTGCACGTAGATGAAGTAAGCGGTAATAAAGGTTTTGTGCAGGACATCCTGAATCAGGCTATTGAAGCCGGAGAGGGCAAACTTAACAGCAAAAGTTACGTCTGGAAAACCGGACCGGATGATGAGGGCCGGGATAAGCTTTCTGTTTTTACTTATTTCAAGCCCTGGGGCTGGGTTATCGGGGCCGGTGTTTATCTTGATGAGTATCAGGGCATCACTACCCGTTTGACCGGTGTTCTGGATTATCTGGTGGAGTGGTTGAGCATTACCGGTATGGTGTTGCTGGGAATTACTCTTATTGTTTCTTTCTATGCCAGCGGATTGATCGCTGAGCCGCTCAGCCACATGGTGGAACTTGTTAAAGTTATCGCTTCCGGTGATCTGCATAAAGCTCGAGAAACCATTGCGATAGTTGACGAATCATGTCCCAATGCCCGTAAAGCGGTGCGAAATGCCGATAATCCTGAACTTCTCGATGAGACCGGGCAGCTTTACCTTGCGGTAAAAGGGATGGTTAATGTTCTATTTTCTCTTATCGGACAAGTGCAGCGTTCAGGCATTCAGGTTACTACTTCCTCTACGGAAATTGCGGCCTCTGCGCGGCAGTTGGAAGTGACTGTTAACCAGCAGGCCGCTGCAACTACCCAAATCAGTGCCACCAGTGCCGAGATTTCAGCCAATTCCGGTGAGCTTGCAGGGGCTATGCATCATGTTAATGAGGCCGCCTCAAATATGGACAATCTCGCCTTTGAAGGTCAGGACGGTCTCAAGACTATGGTCAGGATTATGGATGACTTGAGTTCCGCAACTATGGTCATTACCGGAAAGCTGGACGAAATCAATGACCGGGCCAATGCCATTGAAGGTATCGTCAATACCATTACCAAGGTTGCGGATCGCACTAACCTTCTTTCCCTTAACGCAGCCATTGAAGCGGAAAAGGCAGGAAAATTCGGTCAGGGATTTTCCGTTGTTGCGGCCGAGATCAGGCGTTTGGCAGATCAGACTTCTGTTGCTGCCCTTGAAATTGAAGATATGATCGGCAACATGCGCAGCTCAGTCGATTCCGGTGTGGATGAGATGGAAAAGTTTGCATCAGATGTCCGTTTCGGCGCTGAGAAGGCGGGTAAGCTGGGTAAAAAGCTGGAAGGCATTATGACCGGGGTCCGTGAGCTCAATCCCAGAATTGAACAGGTTAACGACGGTATGACCGCACAGGCCGAAGGTGCAGGGCAGATCAGCGAAGCTATGGCCCAGCTTTCGGAAACAGCTTCCGATACTTCTGATGCCCTTTCAGAATTCAACAGGGCGACATCACAGCTCAATGAAGCGGTGCAGGGCTTGCGTAGCGAAGTTGCACGCTTCAAGGTGAGTGAATAG